One stretch of Oncorhynchus gorbuscha isolate QuinsamMale2020 ecotype Even-year linkage group LG21, OgorEven_v1.0, whole genome shotgun sequence DNA includes these proteins:
- the LOC124008608 gene encoding acidic leucine-rich nuclear phosphoprotein 32 family member D-like, whose product MDMKKRIHLELRNRTPSDVQELVLDNCRSNEGKMEGITEEFENLELLSLINVGLINVSNIPKLGKLKKLELSDNRISGGLEVLAERLVNLTHLNLSGNKFKDISTLEPLKKLPILKSLDLFNCEVTNLGDYRESIFKLLPQLTYLDGYDIEDCEASDSDGEGDGVEDEDDEEGEEGESEEEEDEEEDDEEVVAEEDDDSGESGEDGEVNGDVDDDDDEDDDEDDDDEDNEEDDSPVKGEKRKRDPEDEDEDD is encoded by the exons GTTCAGGAGCTGGTCCTGGATAACTGTCGGTCGAACGAGGGGAAAATGGAGGGCATAACGGAGGAGTTTGAGAACCTGGAACTGTTGAGTCTCATCAACGTCGGTCTCATCAACGTCTCAAACATACCCAAACTGGGGAAATTAAAAAAG TTGGAGCTAAGTGACAACCGGATATCTGGTGGTTTGGAGGTGCTGGCTGAGAGGCTGGTCAACCTCACACACCTCAACCTCTCTGGGAACAAGTTCAAGGACATCAGCACACTGGAACCACTG AAAAAGCTTCCCATACTGAAGTCCCTGGACCTGTTTAACTGCGAGGTCACCAACCTGGGAGACTACAGGGAGAGCATCTTCAAGCTCCTCCCGCAGCTCACGTACCTGGATGGCTACGATATCGAAGACTGCGAGGCCTCCGACTCGGACGGCGAGGGAGACGGGGTCGAGGATGAAGATGACGAAG agggggaggagggagagtctgaagaggaggaggacgaagaggaggatGACGAAGAGGTCGTTGCAGAGGAAGATGAtgacagtggggagagtggagag gatggGGAGGTGAACGGAGATgttgacgacgacgatgacgaagACGACGATGAAGATGACGACGATGAAGACAACG AAGAGGATGACTCTCCtgtgaaaggagagaagaggaagagggatccTGAAGATGAGGATGAAGACGATTGA